The Rhodothermales bacterium region GGATCCCACGATCTGGAGGATCGTTCGCACGGAAGAACGAGATGCACAGGGTGTACTTGAGGAAGAACGAACGTTCCTCGACTTCGACCTGTTTTCGGGAGTCGCTCTCCCACGCAGAATCGTGGTCCGCCGACCCGTTGACAAGATCAGTGCAACGATTTCCCACCGGTCACTTACGCTGAACCCGAAGAGACTCCACCTTGACTTCGATGTCTCTAACAACGCCACGTATGTACGAGTCCACTAAGAGCCCTCCGGGAAGCCGCCTCGCTCCCCTCGTCAAAACGATCCTCGTTGCTGCCCTTGCGCTTGTTGTCGCTCGGCCGGCAACCGCCCAGGATCGGATTTCGCGTGAGGAAACAGAGCAACGTCTGGAGGAACTGCGCGACCTGATATCTAAAGATCAGGACCGCCTCTCGAAGACGACGAAGCAGGAGCAGGCAAGTTTGAAGACGCTTCGCAATCTCGACAGGCAGATCGCGATGCGAGAAGAGCTCATGCGGAATTATCGGACGCGGCTCGATCAGCTGCAGCGTCAGCAGGATACTCTGCGAACATCGTTGACTCTCCTGGAGGAGGACCTGGGCCGGCTGCGCGACGAATACCGGGGGCGTGCGGGTCACGCCTACAAGTACGGGCGCACGCACGATCTGGCGTTGATCCTCGCGGCAGAGTCGATCAACCAGATGCTCATCAGGGTTCAGTACCTGCGTCGCTTTTCGAATCAGCGGCGCAAGCGCCTGGATGCTATCAGGGAATCGACGGTTCAAATCAACCGGCAGCGAGACGAACTGGCCGCGTCCTACCTGCGAAATGAGCAGCTTCTCGAGGCCGCGGAGGCGGAACAGGCACGACTTGCTGACCTGAAGACAGACCGGAGCCGTGTCGTGCGCAAGTTGCGCAGGGAACGTCAGAGCATCGAGAAGGACCTCGAGAATCGCCAGTCTACCGTCAGGCAACTCGAGTCCCGCATTCGTGAGATCATCGCCGCCGAAGCACGTCGGACCGGCGACAGATCAGCCGAAGCGCTGCGAGCGAGTGCCGAGCTCACCGCCGCCTTTGTGAGTAGCAAAGGCCGGCTGACATGGCCGTCTCGCGGCGTGGTCAAGGAGCCCTTCGGTGAT contains the following coding sequences:
- a CDS encoding peptidoglycan DD-metalloendopeptidase family protein; amino-acid sequence: MYESTKSPPGSRLAPLVKTILVAALALVVARPATAQDRISREETEQRLEELRDLISKDQDRLSKTTKQEQASLKTLRNLDRQIAMREELMRNYRTRLDQLQRQQDTLRTSLTLLEEDLGRLRDEYRGRAGHAYKYGRTHDLALILAAESINQMLIRVQYLRRFSNQRRKRLDAIRESTVQINRQRDELAASYLRNEQLLEAAEAEQARLADLKTDRSRVVRKLRRERQSIEKDLENRQSTVRQLESRIREIIAAEARRTGDRSAEALRASAELTAAFVSSKGRLTWPSRGVVKEPFGDIVNPVHGTSVPNPGILIATESSAAVKAAFEGRVISVDIIPDFGTYVVIEHGEYHTVYSNFSLLYVGQNEVVSSGQVIGRAGTDSEPKGPGIFFAVFKKGEPMNPVPWLTRL